The Methylomonas koyamae genome has a segment encoding these proteins:
- the cueR gene encoding Cu(I)-responsive transcriptional regulator has protein sequence MNISQAAKMTGVSAKMIRHYESIGLIKKCQRSASGYRVYRDSDLQLLRMIKRARSLGFSLDQIRDLVLLWQNPVRASANVKALAQSHLDDLNRRIAELTEMRDVLVRLAHRCSGDDSPECPIIDTLVLGQQPT, from the coding sequence ATGAACATCAGCCAAGCAGCGAAAATGACCGGCGTCTCCGCCAAAATGATTCGCCACTACGAAAGTATCGGGCTGATCAAAAAATGCCAGCGTAGCGCGTCGGGTTACCGCGTTTACCGAGACAGCGATTTGCAGTTGTTGCGGATGATCAAACGCGCCCGCAGCCTGGGATTTTCGTTAGACCAAATCCGCGATCTGGTTTTGCTTTGGCAAAATCCGGTTCGGGCCAGCGCCAACGTCAAAGCGCTGGCTCAATCCCATCTCGACGATTTGAACCGGCGCATTGCCGAACTAACCGAAATGCGCGACGTTCTGGTCAGGTTGGCACACCGCTGCAGCGGCGACGATAGCCCGGAATGCCCGATTATCGACACATTAGTGCTGGGCCAGCAGCCGACGTAA
- a CDS encoding sensor histidine kinase — translation MRAERREANLPIWITVSLLSGLLMISLMIQLAMAWQSYQRILPLPKHIAHLERLQSALFDTEESLALTEGQDAAADPAIQSRLQRYLQELLERGNHLAANTPDGLRAALKALAADTPEPQLRLLQTLKILRGIFREEAAAHGKLTESIAAAAKFEVELGIGITLALPLSAVLLFYLMRRRIFQPLQQMGYMMELLGERRYQQIPLDRIDPAFAPIFANYNSMVVRLSELEAEHLQNRQNLELLVEQAAGTLIAQQRNLAQSERFAALGEISARLVHELRNPLAGIKMACINLQQPLQIGEVQPDAAERIGLVIAEIERIISTLNRCLQDASHEPEPLRAVLVDQAVSELLMLARYQLPKSITLEYRGCPGLICRLPDTEFRQALLNLILNAQQAMDGNSGKIAISAATDGRRMTLAVCDDGHGFSGEFLENGIRDFVSRRADGTGLGLSMVKRFVRNLSGEIKLYNRQPHGACVEIILNCIAPHHE, via the coding sequence ATGCGGGCAGAACGGCGCGAAGCCAATTTACCGATTTGGATAACCGTCTCGTTGCTGAGCGGCTTGTTAATGATTTCGCTGATGATTCAATTGGCGATGGCCTGGCAGTCCTATCAGCGGATTTTGCCGCTGCCCAAGCACATTGCCCATTTGGAGCGGTTGCAGAGTGCGTTGTTCGATACCGAGGAAAGTCTGGCGCTAACCGAGGGACAAGACGCGGCGGCCGATCCGGCCATTCAAAGCCGGTTACAACGCTATCTGCAGGAATTGTTGGAGCGCGGCAACCACTTGGCGGCGAATACGCCGGACGGCTTACGCGCGGCACTTAAAGCGCTGGCTGCCGATACGCCGGAACCGCAGTTGCGCTTGCTGCAGACGCTGAAAATATTGCGCGGGATTTTCCGCGAAGAAGCCGCTGCGCACGGCAAACTGACCGAATCGATCGCGGCGGCGGCCAAATTCGAGGTGGAATTGGGCATCGGCATTACCTTGGCTTTGCCGTTGAGTGCGGTGTTGTTGTTTTATCTGATGCGGCGGCGGATTTTCCAACCGCTGCAACAAATGGGTTACATGATGGAATTGCTCGGCGAACGCCGTTACCAGCAAATTCCGTTGGACCGGATCGATCCGGCGTTCGCGCCGATATTCGCCAATTACAACAGCATGGTGGTCCGCCTGTCGGAATTGGAAGCGGAACACCTGCAAAACCGGCAGAATCTGGAGCTGTTGGTGGAACAAGCCGCAGGTACTTTGATCGCTCAGCAGCGCAATTTGGCGCAATCCGAACGTTTCGCGGCCTTGGGCGAAATCAGTGCCCGTTTGGTACACGAATTGCGCAATCCGCTGGCCGGTATCAAGATGGCGTGCATCAACCTGCAACAGCCATTGCAAATCGGCGAGGTGCAGCCGGATGCGGCCGAACGCATCGGTCTGGTGATCGCCGAAATCGAGCGCATCATCAGTACGCTGAACCGATGCCTGCAAGATGCCAGCCACGAACCGGAGCCGCTTCGGGCGGTTTTGGTCGATCAAGCCGTTAGCGAGTTATTGATGTTGGCTCGCTATCAGTTGCCGAAATCCATTACACTGGAATACCGCGGCTGTCCGGGCCTGATATGCCGCTTACCCGATACCGAGTTTCGCCAGGCCTTGCTGAACTTGATCTTGAATGCGCAACAGGCGATGGACGGCAATAGCGGTAAAATCGCAATCTCGGCGGCCACCGACGGCCGGCGCATGACGCTGGCGGTGTGCGACGACGGCCACGGCTTTTCCGGAGAGTTTCTGGAAAACGGTATCCGCGATTTCGTCAGCCGGCGGGCGGACGGTACCGGCTTGGGCTTGTCGATGGTCAAGCGCTTCGTCCGTAACCTGAGCGGCGAAATCAAACTGTATAACCGGCAGCCGCACGGCGCCTGCGTCGAAATTATCCTCAACTGCATCGCTCCACACCATGAATGA
- a CDS encoding sigma-54-dependent transcriptional regulator, whose amino-acid sequence MNDTILIIEDEVLLGTELQRYYARLGFEALWAADCGQARAILYNPDLRPALILSDLSLPDGSGLDLLEETRGSLTDCEWVFLTGYGDVPDSVRALRLGAFDFLIKPCVQEQLDMVVRSALRSAQAQRRILTDSVNAGKRYAPETFLGNSAVTRQTAEMLRQFSQVPYSALILTGETGTGKGLAARILHYNSERAKEPLIELNCAALPKDLLESELFGHEAGAFTGAKARHRGLIEQAHRGTLFLDEIGEMPLDLQVKLLKVLEDRKLRRLGAEKEINVDIRIIAATNRNLQDEVKNGSFRSDLYYRLSVFELRLPSLRERIGDLDDLVPALIAEFNLQAGKKVSQVSARAWQLLKCYRWPGNVRELRNVLERSVILSSSQQLPEQWLPNEGLNGGTAAADFQSSVAAALDAAGGEVRLDLQFPTDGSMGLEDMESEIVRKMLEICHGNVMEAARILKTTREKIRYRIEKYNLR is encoded by the coding sequence ATGAATGACACCATTTTAATCATCGAAGACGAAGTCTTATTGGGTACGGAGTTGCAGCGTTACTACGCGCGCCTGGGCTTCGAAGCGTTGTGGGCGGCCGATTGCGGCCAGGCGCGCGCGATCCTCTACAACCCGGACCTGCGGCCGGCCTTGATTTTGTCCGACCTGAGCCTGCCGGACGGTAGCGGCCTGGATTTGTTGGAGGAGACTCGCGGCAGCCTTACCGATTGCGAATGGGTGTTTCTGACCGGTTACGGCGACGTGCCGGACTCGGTGCGGGCTTTGCGTTTGGGGGCATTCGATTTTCTGATCAAACCTTGCGTGCAGGAACAACTGGATATGGTGGTGCGCAGCGCATTGCGTAGCGCCCAGGCGCAACGGCGGATACTGACCGACTCGGTCAACGCCGGCAAGCGTTATGCGCCGGAGACCTTTCTTGGTAATAGTGCCGTTACCCGGCAGACCGCCGAGATGCTGCGCCAATTCAGCCAGGTGCCTTACAGCGCCTTGATTTTGACCGGCGAAACCGGCACCGGCAAAGGCTTGGCGGCCAGAATCCTGCATTACAACAGCGAGCGGGCCAAGGAACCCTTGATCGAATTGAATTGCGCCGCGCTGCCGAAGGACTTGTTAGAGTCGGAATTGTTCGGCCACGAGGCTGGAGCCTTTACCGGCGCCAAAGCCCGCCACCGGGGCTTGATCGAACAGGCCCATCGCGGCACCTTGTTTTTGGACGAAATCGGCGAGATGCCGCTGGATTTGCAGGTCAAATTGCTGAAAGTGCTGGAAGACCGCAAACTGCGCCGCTTGGGCGCCGAGAAGGAAATCAACGTCGACATTCGCATCATCGCCGCCACCAACCGCAATTTGCAGGACGAGGTCAAAAACGGCAGTTTTCGTTCCGATCTGTATTACCGCTTGAGCGTATTCGAACTGCGGCTGCCCAGCCTGCGCGAACGGATCGGCGATTTGGACGATTTGGTGCCGGCATTGATCGCCGAATTCAATTTGCAGGCCGGTAAAAAAGTCAGTCAGGTATCGGCTAGGGCCTGGCAGTTGCTGAAGTGTTACCGTTGGCCCGGCAACGTCCGCGAACTGCGCAACGTTTTGGAACGCAGCGTGATTTTGTCGTCCTCCCAGCAGTTGCCCGAACAGTGGTTGCCCAACGAAGGCCTGAACGGCGGAACGGCTGCTGCCGATTTTCAGTCGTCGGTCGCCGCCGCTCTCGATGCGGCCGGCGGCGAAGTCAGGCTTGATCTGCAATTTCCCACCGACGGCAGCATGGGACTGGAAGACATGGAAAGCGAGATCGTGCGCAAGATGCTGGAAATATGTCACGGCAATGTGATGGAAGCGGCCCGCATCCTGAAAACCACGCGGGAAAAAATCCGCTACCGGATCGAAAAATACAATTTGCGCTAA
- a CDS encoding alpha/beta hydrolase, producing MVLLISGCAPTLVAPVSPVADAGSARLEDQRFVTADGEALGLSVWPVAQPKAIVIALHGFNDYRKFFAAPAEFLQQQGIASYAYDQRGFGESRTPGLWAGDATYADDLGQFTRLVQARHPGVPVYLLGESMGGAVVINAMTRPGKPAVAGVILAAPAVWGRDTMPWYQTSLLWTLYHTVPWMTLTGKGLKIMPSDNIEMLRALGRDPLVIKETRVDAIYGLTNLMDNALGAAEKLDDETLLLYGQKDQIVPAEPTNLFVEALLSGRPDNKTVAYYQNGYHMLLRDLQAPVIWRDINAWIDRNLQRAELQAAANRL from the coding sequence ATGGTTTTACTGATTAGCGGCTGCGCGCCGACCCTGGTGGCGCCGGTCTCGCCGGTTGCCGATGCCGGCAGTGCCCGGTTGGAAGACCAGCGTTTCGTGACCGCCGACGGCGAAGCGCTGGGTTTGAGCGTCTGGCCGGTCGCGCAGCCCAAGGCCATCGTTATCGCCTTGCACGGCTTTAACGATTACCGCAAGTTTTTCGCGGCGCCCGCGGAATTTCTGCAACAACAGGGCATTGCCAGTTACGCCTACGATCAGCGCGGATTCGGCGAAAGCCGCACGCCCGGGCTTTGGGCCGGCGACGCCACCTATGCCGACGACCTTGGCCAATTTACCCGGTTGGTGCAGGCCCGCCATCCGGGCGTGCCGGTTTACCTGTTAGGCGAAAGCATGGGTGGCGCGGTCGTGATCAATGCAATGACCCGGCCGGGCAAGCCGGCGGTGGCCGGCGTGATTTTGGCGGCGCCCGCGGTCTGGGGCCGGGATACCATGCCGTGGTACCAGACTTCTTTGCTGTGGACGCTCTACCATACCGTGCCGTGGATGACGCTGACCGGCAAAGGTCTGAAGATCATGCCGTCGGACAATATCGAGATGTTGCGGGCGTTGGGGCGCGATCCGCTGGTGATCAAGGAAACCCGGGTCGATGCGATTTACGGCTTGACCAATTTGATGGATAACGCGCTGGGTGCCGCAGAAAAACTCGACGACGAGACTTTGCTGTTGTACGGACAAAAAGACCAGATCGTGCCGGCGGAACCGACCAATCTGTTTGTCGAGGCGTTATTGTCGGGCCGGCCGGACAACAAAACCGTTGCTTACTATCAGAACGGTTACCACATGCTACTGCGCGATTTGCAGGCGCCGGTGATCTGGCGCGACATCAACGCCTGGATAGACCGTAACTTGCAACGCGCCGAGTTGCAAGCTGCCGCCAATCGGCTGTGA
- a CDS encoding right-handed parallel beta-helix repeat-containing protein, which yields MPQPTRPKRFRLRTGAALACLLALNAAMAKDWYVGPQRTLKLPSQAARLAGDGDTVHIDAAVYSGDVAVWPQHRLTLRGSGGWARLHANGLNAEGKAIWVIKGDRVVVENIEFTGAEAQALNGAGIRYEGRLLTLRHCHVHHNQMGLLTGADPEREILIEGSEFNDNTVDYRLHGKLGHNVYIGNIKRFTLRNSYIHDAATGHNVKSRAKFNFLLYNHIGDEQRASSYLVDLPDGGESYLIGNQLYQAADSENPAMVSFAAEHNQAEPYTLYLVNNTLVNAKAGSYFLHNHNVAEAVLINNLLVGQAATIQGPFRATHNVWAEQELFADGGRFDYRLRAEAGAIDQGVDPGISATGVALAAEFEYRHPLGLAARPSNGPIDAGAYEFGGKR from the coding sequence ATGCCGCAACCTACGAGACCTAAGCGGTTCCGGCTGCGAACCGGCGCCGCGCTGGCTTGCCTGCTGGCGCTCAACGCGGCAATGGCCAAGGATTGGTATGTGGGGCCGCAACGGACGCTGAAGCTGCCCAGCCAGGCCGCCCGCTTGGCCGGGGACGGCGACACGGTCCATATCGATGCCGCCGTCTACTCCGGCGATGTCGCGGTTTGGCCGCAGCATCGCCTGACTCTACGCGGCAGCGGCGGCTGGGCGCGGCTGCACGCCAACGGCCTCAACGCCGAAGGCAAGGCGATTTGGGTGATTAAGGGCGACCGGGTCGTAGTCGAAAACATCGAATTCACCGGCGCCGAAGCGCAGGCCTTGAACGGCGCCGGTATCCGTTACGAAGGCCGCTTGTTAACCCTCCGCCACTGCCACGTCCACCATAACCAGATGGGCTTGCTGACCGGTGCCGACCCGGAGCGGGAGATCCTGATCGAGGGTTCCGAATTCAACGACAATACCGTCGATTACCGTTTGCACGGCAAGTTGGGCCACAACGTCTATATCGGCAATATCAAGCGCTTCACGCTGCGGAATTCCTACATTCACGACGCAGCGACCGGCCATAACGTCAAATCCCGCGCCAAGTTCAATTTCCTGCTCTACAACCACATCGGCGACGAACAGCGGGCTTCGAGCTACCTGGTGGATTTGCCGGACGGCGGCGAAAGTTATCTGATCGGCAACCAACTGTACCAGGCGGCCGACAGCGAGAATCCGGCGATGGTTTCTTTCGCCGCCGAGCACAACCAAGCCGAACCATACACGCTGTATCTGGTGAACAACACGCTGGTCAACGCCAAAGCCGGCAGCTATTTCCTGCACAACCACAATGTCGCCGAGGCGGTGCTGATCAACAACCTGCTGGTCGGCCAAGCCGCGACCATCCAGGGTCCGTTTCGCGCTACCCACAACGTCTGGGCAGAACAAGAGCTGTTCGCCGATGGCGGACGTTTCGACTACCGTTTGCGGGCCGAAGCCGGCGCAATCGACCAGGGCGTCGATCCCGGCATCTCCGCCACCGGCGTGGCCTTGGCGGCCGAATTCGAATACCGCCATCCCTTGGGCTTGGCGGCTCGGCCAAGCAACGGCCCAATCGATGCCGGCGCCTACGAATTCGGCGGCAAACGTTAA
- a CDS encoding CBS domain-containing protein: MLAKIAVADYMSAKMITVTPDTEITQAVKKLLDHKITSLPVVDERGKLVGVFSEKEGMKVFVGSAYNQTLEGTVGEYMTKDPQLVNGDDSLVDVAAKFQESATRSFPVMQNGELAGMISRIDVLRALLAIR; the protein is encoded by the coding sequence ATGTTAGCCAAAATTGCGGTGGCCGATTACATGTCGGCCAAAATGATTACCGTCACTCCTGATACCGAGATTACTCAGGCCGTTAAAAAATTATTGGACCATAAAATCACCAGTTTGCCGGTAGTGGATGAGCGCGGCAAATTGGTCGGCGTGTTTTCCGAAAAGGAAGGCATGAAAGTGTTTGTCGGCTCGGCTTACAACCAGACATTGGAGGGTACTGTCGGCGAATATATGACCAAAGACCCGCAACTCGTTAACGGTGACGACAGTCTGGTCGACGTGGCAGCCAAATTTCAGGAATCGGCTACCCGTAGTTTTCCGGTGATGCAGAACGGCGAGCTGGCGGGCATGATCAGTCGGATCGACGTGTTGCGAGCCTTGCTGGCTATCCGCTAA
- the dtd gene encoding D-aminoacyl-tRNA deacylase, giving the protein MISVIQRVTQAKVTVDGIDIGIIGPGIMALLAVEKADTPKQADRLLERILNYRIFADADDKMNLSLRDIGGGLLLVPQFTLAADTDSGNRPSFASAAPPELGRELFEYARQRAAAIYPHCQFGRFGADMQVSLVNDGPVTFTLRCQDKAR; this is encoded by the coding sequence ATGATCAGCGTCATTCAACGCGTCACCCAGGCTAAGGTCACGGTCGACGGCATCGATATCGGCATTATCGGCCCCGGCATCATGGCCTTATTGGCGGTGGAAAAGGCCGATACGCCCAAACAGGCCGACCGCCTGCTGGAACGGATTCTGAATTACCGGATTTTCGCCGATGCCGACGATAAGATGAATCTGAGCTTGCGCGATATCGGCGGCGGCCTGCTGCTGGTGCCGCAATTCACGCTGGCCGCCGACACCGATAGCGGCAACCGGCCCAGCTTCGCATCGGCCGCACCGCCGGAACTGGGCCGGGAATTGTTCGAATACGCCCGGCAACGCGCCGCGGCAATCTACCCCCATTGCCAATTCGGCCGTTTCGGCGCCGATATGCAAGTGTCGCTGGTCAACGACGGCCCGGTGACGTTTACCCTCCGCTGCCAGGATAAAGCCCGTTAA
- a CDS encoding gamma-glutamylcyclotransferase family protein, producing the protein MNPIRDYLFVYGSLRRKPGACSNHPLLAGCEWLGPATLAGRLYRLDAYPGAVDAGHGRIQGEVYRLRNGRRTLAALDLYEECTRHFPQPHEYRRVRRPVRLAGGRVLSAWVYLYNHPTAGLSAIAGGDYFSPHSGTA; encoded by the coding sequence GTGAACCCAATCCGCGATTACCTGTTCGTTTACGGCAGCCTGCGCCGTAAACCCGGCGCTTGCAGCAACCACCCGCTGTTGGCCGGCTGCGAATGGCTAGGCCCGGCGACGCTGGCCGGCCGGCTTTACCGCTTGGACGCTTACCCCGGCGCGGTCGACGCCGGCCACGGCCGAATCCAAGGCGAAGTCTACCGTCTGCGCAACGGCCGCCGGACATTGGCCGCGTTGGATCTTTACGAAGAATGCACGCGGCACTTTCCGCAGCCGCACGAATACCGCCGGGTTCGCCGTCCAGTGCGTTTGGCCGGCGGCCGGGTTTTATCGGCCTGGGTTTACCTTTACAATCACCCGACCGCCGGCTTGAGCGCGATAGCCGGCGGCGATTATTTTTCTCCACACTCAGGAACCGCATGA
- a CDS encoding sulfite oxidase heme-binding subunit YedZ, which produces MPKPSLNAKALAWIKAATFLLALLPLAKLGVNAYLDDLGANPIEKITHVTGYWTLTMLTITLAATPLRRLSGWNWPIRLRRMLGLFAFGYGCLHLSTYLVLDQFFDWDAIVEDIVKRPYITVGFAAFVSMIPLAITSTDNMLRRLGGKNWLRLHRLAYLCAVGGVVHYWWLVKKDLSNPIAFASVLAVLLGARIAYRLGGAIIRRPATTRST; this is translated from the coding sequence ATGCCGAAACCCTCGCTGAACGCTAAAGCCTTGGCCTGGATAAAAGCCGCGACGTTTCTGTTGGCCCTGCTGCCGTTGGCCAAACTGGGCGTCAATGCCTATCTGGACGATTTGGGCGCCAACCCAATCGAAAAAATCACCCACGTCACTGGCTACTGGACCTTGACCATGCTGACGATTACGTTGGCGGCGACGCCGTTGCGCCGGCTGTCGGGCTGGAATTGGCCGATCCGGCTGCGGCGCATGCTCGGCCTGTTCGCATTCGGTTACGGGTGCCTGCATCTATCGACCTATCTGGTGCTGGACCAATTCTTCGACTGGGACGCCATCGTCGAGGACATCGTCAAGCGGCCTTATATTACGGTGGGATTTGCCGCGTTCGTATCGATGATTCCGTTGGCGATCACTTCCACCGATAATATGCTGCGCCGGCTGGGCGGGAAGAATTGGCTGCGTTTGCACCGATTGGCCTACCTGTGTGCGGTAGGCGGCGTCGTGCATTATTGGTGGTTGGTGAAAAAGGACCTGAGCAATCCGATTGCCTTCGCTTCGGTTTTGGCGGTGCTGCTTGGCGCCCGTATCGCCTACCGGCTCGGCGGAGCGATTATCCGGCGGCCGGCGACAACCCGATCAACCTGA
- the msrP gene encoding protein-methionine-sulfoxide reductase catalytic subunit MsrP → MKTYRYPKIPAGEITPKPLFLARRKFMQTAGGAALAALLPPPLWAAGGFGELKKSEFGAGEELTPLKSVTGYNNFYEFGTGKDDPAARAGSLKTRPWSIAVEGAVKKPKTFDIDQILTMAPLEERIYRLRCVEAWSMVIPWIGFPLAELVKRAEPTGNAKYVEFVSLHDPQQMPGQKSPVLEWPYREGLRIDEAMHPLTLLTVGLYGDVLPPQNGAPVRIVVPWKYGFKSAKSIVAIRFLEQQPTTSWMLAGPQEYGFYANVNPEVDHPRWSQAKERRIGEFLKRKTLMFNGYAEQVAPLYAGMDLARYF, encoded by the coding sequence ATGAAAACCTACCGCTACCCCAAAATCCCTGCCGGCGAAATCACGCCGAAACCACTATTTCTGGCTCGGCGCAAGTTCATGCAAACGGCGGGCGGCGCGGCCCTGGCAGCATTGTTACCGCCACCGTTGTGGGCGGCAGGCGGATTCGGCGAACTGAAAAAATCGGAATTCGGCGCCGGCGAAGAGCTGACGCCGTTGAAATCGGTCACGGGCTATAACAATTTTTACGAATTCGGCACCGGCAAGGACGATCCGGCCGCCCGCGCCGGCAGCTTAAAGACCCGGCCCTGGAGTATCGCGGTCGAAGGCGCGGTGAAAAAACCGAAAACCTTCGATATTGACCAGATATTGACAATGGCGCCATTGGAAGAACGGATTTACCGCTTACGCTGCGTCGAGGCCTGGTCGATGGTGATTCCATGGATTGGCTTTCCGTTGGCCGAACTGGTCAAACGCGCGGAACCGACCGGCAATGCCAAATACGTCGAGTTCGTCAGTCTGCACGATCCGCAGCAGATGCCCGGCCAAAAATCGCCGGTGCTGGAATGGCCCTACCGCGAAGGCTTGCGTATCGACGAAGCCATGCATCCGTTAACGCTATTGACCGTCGGCTTGTACGGCGACGTGTTGCCGCCGCAAAACGGCGCACCGGTGCGGATCGTGGTACCGTGGAAATACGGATTTAAAAGTGCGAAATCGATAGTTGCGATCCGGTTTCTGGAACAGCAACCGACCACCAGTTGGATGCTGGCCGGCCCGCAGGAATACGGGTTTTATGCCAACGTCAATCCGGAAGTGGACCATCCGCGCTGGAGCCAGGCCAAGGAACGCCGGATCGGCGAATTCCTGAAGCGCAAGACCCTGATGTTCAACGGCTACGCCGAACAGGTCGCGCCGCTCTACGCCGGCATGGACTTGGCCCGCTACTTTTAG
- a CDS encoding SDR family NAD(P)-dependent oxidoreductase, with translation MPIANSRLPLLGKTALVINATCTAGEAAAEALALAGARVMLNYPDRRDAAERLAERIRNRGGQAMAFRADIMVAGELRSLCDVLLAYWGRPDILVGDASHGVALSAALGQTDPPPLFLSYATVADFLAAAKADRRN, from the coding sequence ATGCCAATTGCCAATAGCCGCTTGCCCCTGTTGGGCAAAACCGCGCTGGTGATCAACGCCACTTGCACCGCAGGCGAGGCCGCCGCGGAAGCGCTGGCTCTGGCCGGCGCCAGGGTCATGTTGAATTACCCGGATCGGCGCGACGCCGCGGAACGACTGGCGGAACGCATCCGCAACCGCGGCGGCCAAGCCATGGCGTTTCGCGCGGATATTATGGTTGCCGGCGAGCTGCGCAGCCTGTGCGACGTGCTGCTGGCCTATTGGGGTCGGCCGGACATTTTGGTGGGCGACGCTAGCCACGGCGTGGCGTTATCGGCGGCGCTGGGCCAAACCGATCCGCCGCCGCTGTTCCTGAGTTACGCCACCGTTGCGGATTTTTTGGCGGCGGCGAAGGCCGACCGCCGAAACTAA
- a CDS encoding DoxX family protein: MNTLISHPAPAAPGKAANTLTQRLLRVLTPLADLLLRAWVGYAFWISGWIKLNSWDSTLYLFRFEYAVSLLPSPVAAVLATAIELLGPLCLFLGLFARSAAALLFGFNIAALVSYPELGAAGLEQHRIWGLLLLALIAHGPGSWSLDFCWAHFRRRPG; encoded by the coding sequence ATGAATACGCTGATTTCGCATCCTGCCCCGGCCGCGCCCGGCAAAGCCGCAAACACATTAACCCAGCGATTGCTCCGCGTGCTGACGCCGCTCGCCGACTTACTGTTGCGGGCTTGGGTCGGGTACGCGTTCTGGATTTCCGGTTGGATCAAGTTAAACAGTTGGGACAGCACCTTGTATCTGTTCCGTTTCGAATATGCGGTGTCGCTGTTACCGAGCCCCGTGGCGGCCGTGCTGGCCACCGCCATCGAACTGTTGGGTCCGCTGTGTTTGTTTTTGGGCCTGTTCGCTCGCTCGGCGGCGGCATTATTGTTCGGCTTCAATATCGCCGCGCTGGTGTCGTACCCGGAACTGGGCGCGGCCGGCCTGGAACAACACCGAATTTGGGGATTGCTGTTGTTGGCGCTGATCGCGCACGGCCCCGGCAGTTGGTCGCTGGATTTCTGCTGGGCGCATTTTCGGCGCCGGCCGGGCTGA
- a CDS encoding DNA-binding domain-containing protein — translation MYKLHELQRDFAGFVFGDSGKIPHGIIANGIAPERRLAVYRNNTQIGLSQTLRDTYPVVNRLVGAGFFDRLARAYIAEHPPAAACLIEFGADFPELIVGFAAAASLPYLADVARLEWLCHSAYHAADSSLPDLTGLGNVAAVECGKLTVALHPSAGLIESEYPLQQIWLSNQADFDGDPHVELDSGACRLLVFRPQWEVEIRPLALAEYRCLAALAGGEGLTGAIGAALAADPGFAVESWLLAGLRSGLIADIVLP, via the coding sequence ATGTACAAGCTGCATGAACTGCAACGCGACTTTGCCGGTTTCGTTTTTGGCGATTCCGGCAAAATTCCGCACGGCATTATCGCCAACGGCATCGCACCAGAACGGCGTCTGGCCGTTTACCGCAACAACACGCAAATCGGCTTGAGCCAGACCTTACGCGATACCTACCCGGTGGTGAACCGTCTGGTTGGCGCCGGCTTCTTCGACCGGCTGGCGCGAGCCTATATCGCCGAACATCCACCGGCGGCGGCTTGTCTGATCGAATTCGGCGCCGATTTCCCCGAGCTAATCGTCGGCTTTGCCGCTGCCGCCAGCCTACCCTATCTGGCCGACGTGGCCCGTTTGGAATGGCTTTGCCACTCGGCCTACCACGCGGCCGACTCCAGCCTGCCGGATTTAACCGGTTTGGGAAATGTCGCTGCAGTCGAATGCGGCAAGCTGACGGTAGCCTTGCATCCCAGCGCCGGTTTGATCGAATCCGAGTATCCGCTACAACAAATTTGGCTCAGCAACCAAGCCGATTTTGACGGCGACCCGCACGTCGAGCTGGATAGCGGCGCTTGCCGCTTGCTGGTGTTCCGGCCGCAGTGGGAAGTCGAAATCCGGCCGTTGGCATTGGCCGAATACCGCTGTTTGGCAGCTTTGGCCGGCGGCGAAGGCCTAACCGGCGCAATCGGCGCCGCTTTGGCAGCCGATCCGGGATTCGCCGTCGAATCCTGGCTACTGGCCGGGTTACGCAGCGGCCTGATCGCCGATATCGTGTTACCGTAA